From Gimesia panareensis, the proteins below share one genomic window:
- a CDS encoding DUF1553 domain-containing protein, whose translation MRALSLSVSLGILLCLADGLLSSSARADDAQLTPQETFFIQKVRPLFEQKCLGCHGATPDDIKGEYNMLTRAALIKGGESEEPAVIVGKPEQSPFWKAVTWKDDSIQMPPQERNRLNDAEIEIIKQWIADGAVWTDRNLAPPTTNSANAAQEIVMSTSGGQSPTWTNRTYEPEDVWAYQPIRRPDIPWQALAQTPATKRHPIDAFIQRKLQEKRLTPSPPADRKTLIRRACYDLTGLPPSLGEIHSFEKQKSPEAWSQKVKHLLESPQYGEQMTQMWIDIVRYADTSGFANDYERPNAWRYRDYLVRSFNADKPYNRFIIEQLAGDELDPADPEMLIATGFLRSGPWEHTGMSVAAVTRQLFLDDITQSVGVSFLAHSFRCAKCHDHKFDPVPTRDYYRIQAVFAPVQFADRKVAYQSYENISGFDHMKARTEKLLAETKAQQQKFKEKTDAAIAAWLKENGYKNLKQVAADKRPPLRWFGLTELEKSLLKINNKRIDYFERELKRYEPYCFSVYNGPSNNFRSTKAVNLIPGPKQRQGNVEEIFILAGGAITAPTDKVTPGVLSAMAGSNDRQNPNAWNTIPHTADGRRLALARWIASSNNTLTARVIVNRIWQQHFGTGLVATPNNFGQKGAKPSHPELLDWLATWFMDHGWSIKQLHHLIMTSQTYQQSSTPVDAEQVRTLDPSNQLLSHFPTRRLTAEQIRDSLLAITNELNPEMGGPGVFPEINWEVALQPRHIMGSVAPAYQPMPKPEQRNRRTLYAFRYRTLSDPMLDVFNRPGSEISCERRDETTVTPQVFALFNGQFTHDRALALAHLIRQKDQTLPDAVSQIFQQVTLRTPTESELKLALTHVKEMTDYHAVHPPRKIPLPREVKRSMIEELTGESFTWTEKLDLTENYIQDLKPWDVDAETRALAELCLVLMNSNEFIYLR comes from the coding sequence ATGCGTGCGCTCTCCTTGTCTGTTTCTCTGGGGATCTTGTTGTGCCTGGCCGACGGTCTGTTAAGCAGTTCTGCCCGGGCGGACGATGCGCAGCTGACCCCGCAGGAAACCTTCTTCATTCAAAAGGTCCGTCCGCTGTTCGAGCAGAAATGCCTGGGCTGTCATGGCGCAACCCCCGATGACATCAAGGGGGAGTACAACATGCTCACCCGCGCAGCGCTGATCAAAGGGGGCGAGTCGGAAGAACCCGCAGTCATCGTCGGCAAACCGGAACAGAGCCCGTTCTGGAAAGCCGTCACCTGGAAAGACGACAGCATCCAGATGCCGCCCCAGGAACGCAATCGCCTGAACGACGCGGAAATCGAGATCATCAAGCAATGGATCGCCGACGGCGCGGTCTGGACCGACCGGAATCTGGCTCCCCCGACAACCAACAGCGCCAATGCCGCGCAGGAAATCGTCATGTCCACTTCGGGCGGACAGTCCCCGACCTGGACCAACCGCACCTACGAACCGGAAGATGTCTGGGCCTACCAGCCGATCCGACGACCGGACATTCCCTGGCAGGCCCTCGCGCAGACACCCGCAACAAAGCGGCATCCGATCGACGCCTTCATTCAACGCAAACTCCAGGAAAAGCGGCTCACCCCTTCCCCACCTGCCGACCGTAAAACACTGATCCGCCGGGCCTGCTACGACCTGACCGGACTTCCTCCGTCGCTGGGCGAGATCCATTCCTTCGAGAAACAGAAATCCCCCGAGGCCTGGTCGCAGAAGGTCAAGCATCTGCTGGAAAGCCCCCAGTACGGCGAACAGATGACCCAGATGTGGATCGACATCGTCCGCTACGCGGACACCAGTGGTTTTGCCAACGACTACGAACGCCCCAATGCCTGGCGCTACCGCGATTACCTGGTACGCAGCTTCAATGCCGACAAACCTTATAACCGCTTCATTATCGAGCAGCTTGCCGGCGATGAACTGGATCCCGCCGATCCTGAAATGTTGATTGCCACGGGATTCCTGCGGAGCGGCCCCTGGGAACATACCGGCATGAGTGTCGCCGCAGTCACCCGCCAGCTGTTTCTGGACGACATCACACAGAGTGTGGGCGTCAGCTTCCTGGCGCACAGTTTCCGCTGTGCCAAATGTCACGATCACAAATTCGATCCGGTCCCCACCCGTGACTATTATCGCATCCAGGCGGTTTTCGCCCCCGTGCAGTTCGCCGACCGCAAAGTCGCCTATCAGTCTTATGAAAACATCTCCGGCTTCGACCACATGAAAGCCCGCACGGAAAAACTGCTCGCTGAGACCAAAGCCCAGCAGCAGAAATTCAAAGAAAAGACCGACGCCGCGATTGCTGCCTGGCTGAAAGAGAACGGCTATAAAAACCTCAAACAGGTTGCCGCTGACAAACGGCCGCCGCTCCGCTGGTTCGGCCTGACCGAACTCGAAAAGAGCCTGCTCAAAATCAACAACAAACGCATCGACTACTTCGAGCGGGAACTCAAACGCTACGAACCCTACTGCTTCAGCGTCTATAACGGCCCGTCCAACAACTTCCGCTCCACCAAAGCGGTCAACCTGATCCCCGGCCCCAAACAGCGACAGGGCAACGTCGAAGAGATCTTCATTCTCGCCGGCGGTGCAATCACAGCCCCCACAGACAAAGTCACTCCCGGTGTGCTCAGCGCCATGGCCGGTTCCAATGATCGCCAGAACCCCAACGCCTGGAATACCATTCCCCACACAGCCGATGGCCGGCGGCTGGCCCTGGCCCGCTGGATCGCCAGTTCGAACAACACGCTCACCGCCCGCGTCATCGTCAACCGGATCTGGCAACAGCATTTCGGCACCGGTCTGGTGGCCACGCCCAACAACTTCGGTCAAAAGGGAGCCAAACCCTCGCACCCCGAATTACTCGACTGGCTGGCCACCTGGTTCATGGATCATGGCTGGTCGATCAAACAATTACACCATCTGATCATGACCTCTCAGACCTACCAGCAGAGCAGTACTCCCGTGGATGCAGAACAGGTGCGGACGCTTGATCCCAGCAACCAGTTACTCTCTCACTTCCCCACCCGCCGGTTGACCGCCGAACAGATTCGCGACTCCCTGCTGGCGATCACCAACGAACTCAATCCTGAAATGGGTGGCCCGGGCGTCTTCCCGGAAATTAACTGGGAGGTCGCCCTCCAGCCCCGGCACATCATGGGTTCGGTCGCTCCCGCGTATCAGCCAATGCCCAAACCGGAACAGCGCAATCGGCGCACCCTGTATGCCTTCCGCTATCGGACCCTCTCCGATCCGATGCTCGATGTCTTCAATCGTCCCGGCAGTGAAATCTCCTGCGAACGCCGTGATGAAACGACCGTCACCCCGCAGGTCTTCGCCCTGTTTAATGGTCAGTTTACCCACGACCGGGCGCTGGCACTGGCTCATCTCATCAGACAGAAAGACCAGACGCTTCCTGACGCTGTATCACAAATCTTCCAGCAGGTTACCCTCCGGACGCCCACTGAGTCAGAGCTGAAACTGGCGCTCACACATGTCAAAGAAATGACAGACTATCACGCCGTGCATCCCCCGCGAAAGATCCCCCTGCCCCGGGAGGTCAAGCGGTCGATGATCGAAGAACTCACAGGCGAGTCCTTTACCTGGACCGAAAAACTGGATCTGACCGAAAACTACATTCAGGACCTCAAACCCTGGGACGTCGACGCCGAAACCCGGGCGCTGGCCGAACTCTGCCTGGTCCTGATGAACTCCAACGAATTCATTTATCTGCGGTAA
- a CDS encoding 3-keto-disaccharide hydrolase yields MNIRLKKSLLILCGVAVLSLLNQATLPAQNKVKKLAKEQLEVKPEAVTDGAIVEISPEDELHPGYTSLFNGEDLTGWKVPEGDNGHWKVVDGVIDYDAQSEAKGEKHLWSEKEYGDFILSMEWRIKETTGLYKVPIVLADGSELKDASGKVITVELPNADSGIYLRGTSKAQVNIWCWPIGSGEVYSYRRNQSVSPEVRAGVTPKVNADNPVGEWNKFIIIMVKDRLTVILNNKMVLENAQLPEVPEKGPIALQHHGGKLKDGTFSPASSLMQFRNIYIKELD; encoded by the coding sequence ATGAATATCCGGCTAAAGAAGTCGCTGCTGATTTTGTGTGGAGTTGCTGTATTGAGTCTGTTAAATCAGGCCACACTCCCGGCTCAGAACAAAGTGAAAAAACTGGCGAAAGAGCAGTTAGAGGTCAAACCAGAGGCGGTTACTGACGGAGCGATCGTCGAGATTTCCCCTGAGGATGAACTGCATCCGGGATATACTTCGCTGTTCAATGGAGAGGACCTGACCGGCTGGAAAGTTCCAGAAGGGGACAATGGTCACTGGAAAGTGGTCGATGGCGTGATCGATTATGACGCGCAGAGCGAAGCCAAAGGCGAGAAGCATCTCTGGTCGGAAAAAGAATATGGCGATTTCATCCTGAGTATGGAATGGCGGATTAAAGAGACGACCGGATTATATAAAGTGCCGATCGTACTGGCAGACGGTTCCGAACTGAAAGATGCGAGCGGCAAAGTGATTACCGTTGAACTGCCGAACGCGGATTCGGGTATCTATCTGCGGGGAACTTCCAAGGCCCAGGTGAATATCTGGTGCTGGCCGATCGGTTCCGGGGAAGTTTACTCTTATCGCCGCAACCAGTCGGTTTCACCCGAAGTCCGGGCAGGTGTGACTCCCAAAGTGAACGCCGACAATCCGGTCGGGGAATGGAACAAGTTCATCATTATCATGGTCAAGGATCGTTTGACCGTCATTCTGAATAACAAAATGGTGCTGGAGAATGCTCAACTGCCCGAGGTACCTGAGAAAGGTCCGATTGCACTGCAGCATCATGGCGGAAAGTTGAAAGACGGCACTTTCAGTCCGGCCAGCAGTCTGATGCAGTTCCGCAATATCTATATCAAGGAACTTGATTAG
- a CDS encoding PVC-type heme-binding CxxCH protein produces MTQTLRTSWLCLTGCFFLWLPLNLSAQEQKDPFREFIRPTEPLTPQVERESFTVPDGFEVQLVASEPEIQKPLNMAFDVRGRLWVTDSTEYPYPVKQGERGKDTIKILEDTDGDGRADKVTTFAEGLNIPIGLYPYKNGVIAFSIPDISFYEDTDGDNKADRVTKLFGPMGFERDTHGMNNSFRRGFDGWLYANHGFNNQTRVSGSDGHTIEMQSGNTYRMRLDGSRIEQFSHGQVNPFGSTFDEQGNLFTADCHSKPIYQILRGGYYPSFGKPHDGLGFVKPMMDHLHGSTAIAGVAVVSGDQFPAEYQGNFLSGNVMTSRVNRNAPVYHGSTIIAQEQPDFLSTTDPWFRPVDIQLGPDGALYVADFYNKIIGHYEVPLDHPGRDRHRGRIWRIVATGKKHPHVDYTQLSIPELIEQLGSSNLTTRMLITDYLTDQFGDEVIAPLQKAVVDARQPTIVVHALWILFRRGALTDDLLNQGLSSESDLVRIHAAKILAEKSEWQEQQRLQAVKALEDTNAFVQRAAAEGLGLHPDLKNLPPLFALKARVPAEDNHLDYVVRRALMLQIREPALLAKLDWSELNPSQRKMLAELSLAVPTEQAALYLVKYLQEEPATSADLPAYFRHIVRYLPAGKLSELIQLARTKLAGQLDLQVEIIKAVLQGYQQKGLAFDPALKDWGATLAAQLLDSVKAQSLQWVNVPLPGGKADNPWVTQQRASVDGVKAAPFFCSLPAGERTTGRLISSDFKIPAKLEFYIAGHAGFLKQPNNGLNYVQLRRSADQSVVKRASAPRNDLAQKISWDLSEVAGETGYLEIVDGDTGRAYAWLAVGRFEPAVVSVPRTSLTQQVQRLSAAALLAQRFRLQEQREPLISWLSQDRLDSDLRNDLALAVIAIDGTREFQPLFPLPAERVPSTTSFQDTVIQAVVEKNVAQQEPLLKQAFKSYPSRLQTRLAEALCQQAGGSETLISLAEKGIAAPRLLAGPTIRNQIEQSGSPELKQRLQKLISRLPPRGKETQEQIATHLKSHGSFKLSAENGKAVFEKNCAVCHQLNGKGALVGPQLDGVGNRGLERLLEDVLDPNRAVDLNFRTTTVITDAGRVFSGLKRREEGAIVVFVDNKGKEFQIAKEEIEEQKQSPLSLMPANLLEILTPQQLHDLLAYLLQSTKKTTAQH; encoded by the coding sequence ATGACGCAGACGCTCCGCACTTCCTGGCTGTGCCTGACAGGGTGTTTCTTTCTCTGGCTGCCCCTGAATCTTTCCGCCCAGGAGCAGAAGGACCCCTTCCGCGAATTCATTCGGCCGACCGAACCGTTGACGCCCCAAGTGGAGCGGGAAAGTTTCACCGTGCCTGACGGTTTCGAAGTTCAACTGGTGGCCTCGGAACCGGAAATTCAGAAGCCACTCAACATGGCCTTTGATGTGCGGGGCCGGCTGTGGGTGACCGATTCCACCGAATATCCTTATCCCGTCAAACAAGGAGAGCGGGGCAAGGATACGATCAAAATTCTGGAAGATACTGATGGCGACGGCCGAGCGGACAAGGTGACGACGTTCGCGGAAGGGCTCAATATTCCCATCGGCCTGTACCCCTACAAAAATGGCGTGATCGCATTCAGTATCCCGGATATTTCGTTTTATGAAGACACCGATGGCGACAACAAGGCGGATCGGGTGACGAAGCTGTTTGGGCCGATGGGCTTTGAGCGAGATACGCACGGCATGAATAATTCGTTCCGCCGGGGCTTTGACGGCTGGCTGTATGCGAATCACGGTTTTAACAACCAGACGCGGGTCAGCGGCAGCGATGGACACACGATCGAAATGCAGTCCGGTAATACGTATCGAATGCGGCTGGACGGTTCTCGGATTGAACAGTTTTCACACGGGCAGGTGAACCCCTTCGGTTCTACGTTTGATGAGCAGGGGAATCTGTTTACCGCGGACTGTCATTCCAAGCCCATCTACCAGATTCTGCGGGGAGGCTATTATCCGAGCTTCGGAAAGCCGCACGACGGGCTTGGCTTCGTTAAACCAATGATGGATCATCTGCATGGCTCGACAGCGATTGCCGGAGTCGCAGTTGTTTCGGGAGATCAGTTTCCGGCTGAATATCAGGGGAACTTCCTGAGTGGCAATGTGATGACCAGTCGGGTGAACCGCAATGCGCCCGTTTATCACGGTTCCACGATCATTGCGCAGGAACAGCCCGATTTTCTCTCGACTACCGATCCCTGGTTTCGTCCTGTGGATATTCAACTTGGACCGGATGGGGCGTTGTATGTGGCTGACTTTTACAACAAAATTATCGGCCATTATGAAGTGCCGCTGGATCATCCGGGGCGGGACCGCCATCGGGGACGGATCTGGCGAATCGTTGCGACAGGCAAGAAACATCCGCACGTGGATTATACTCAGTTGAGTATTCCCGAACTGATCGAACAGCTGGGATCCAGCAATCTTACCACGCGGATGTTGATTACCGATTATCTGACGGACCAGTTTGGAGACGAGGTGATCGCGCCATTGCAGAAAGCTGTCGTAGATGCCCGGCAGCCGACGATCGTTGTGCATGCGTTATGGATTCTGTTCCGCCGTGGTGCCCTGACTGATGATCTGCTGAACCAGGGACTGAGTAGTGAGTCTGACCTGGTACGGATTCATGCAGCGAAGATCCTGGCTGAAAAGTCGGAGTGGCAGGAGCAGCAGCGTTTGCAGGCAGTGAAGGCGTTAGAGGATACGAACGCCTTCGTTCAGCGGGCGGCTGCGGAAGGACTGGGTTTACACCCGGATCTGAAAAACCTGCCGCCGCTGTTTGCGCTCAAAGCGCGCGTGCCGGCAGAAGACAATCATCTGGATTACGTTGTACGACGGGCGCTGATGCTGCAGATTCGAGAGCCGGCTCTGCTGGCGAAACTGGACTGGAGCGAGTTGAACCCGTCACAGCGTAAAATGCTGGCAGAACTGTCGCTCGCGGTGCCAACCGAACAGGCGGCCCTGTATCTGGTTAAGTATCTGCAAGAAGAACCGGCAACTTCCGCTGATCTGCCCGCTTATTTTCGGCACATCGTTCGTTATTTACCGGCTGGGAAACTGTCGGAGCTGATTCAACTGGCCCGCACAAAACTGGCCGGTCAACTTGATCTGCAGGTGGAAATTATTAAAGCCGTGCTGCAGGGGTATCAACAGAAGGGACTGGCCTTTGATCCCGCGTTAAAGGACTGGGGAGCGACTCTGGCAGCGCAGTTGCTGGATTCAGTCAAAGCACAGTCACTGCAATGGGTGAATGTACCTCTGCCGGGAGGGAAGGCAGACAACCCCTGGGTAACGCAGCAGCGGGCGTCTGTGGATGGAGTCAAAGCTGCTCCCTTTTTCTGCAGTCTGCCTGCGGGAGAACGGACGACGGGGCGACTGATCTCAAGCGATTTCAAAATTCCCGCCAAACTTGAGTTTTATATCGCCGGGCATGCCGGGTTTCTGAAGCAGCCCAACAATGGTTTGAACTATGTGCAACTCCGCCGGTCTGCTGATCAGAGTGTAGTCAAACGTGCTTCTGCACCCAGGAATGATCTGGCGCAAAAGATCAGCTGGGATTTGAGTGAGGTGGCTGGCGAAACTGGTTACCTGGAAATTGTGGACGGAGACACCGGGCGAGCCTATGCCTGGCTGGCCGTCGGGCGTTTTGAACCGGCGGTGGTCTCGGTGCCTCGTACCAGTCTGACCCAACAGGTGCAGCGTCTGTCAGCGGCTGCGTTGCTGGCACAACGCTTTCGATTGCAGGAGCAGCGGGAGCCGTTGATTTCCTGGTTATCACAGGACCGACTGGATTCTGACTTGCGAAATGATCTGGCACTGGCAGTTATAGCAATCGATGGAACCAGAGAGTTCCAGCCGTTGTTTCCGTTGCCAGCCGAACGTGTTCCGTCGACGACTTCGTTCCAAGACACTGTAATTCAGGCGGTTGTTGAGAAAAACGTTGCACAGCAGGAGCCCCTGTTAAAGCAGGCATTCAAGAGCTATCCGAGCCGACTGCAGACCAGGCTGGCGGAAGCACTCTGTCAGCAGGCAGGCGGGAGCGAAACATTGATCTCTCTGGCGGAAAAAGGGATCGCAGCACCGCGACTCCTGGCCGGACCAACCATCCGGAATCAGATCGAACAGTCTGGCAGTCCCGAACTCAAACAGCGGCTGCAGAAGCTGATCAGCAGGTTACCTCCCCGGGGTAAGGAGACTCAGGAACAGATCGCCACACATCTCAAATCGCACGGCAGCTTCAAGCTGTCTGCGGAAAACGGGAAAGCGGTCTTTGAAAAGAACTGTGCGGTCTGTCATCAGTTGAACGGGAAAGGGGCTCTGGTGGGGCCACAACTGGATGGGGTCGGCAATCGTGGATTGGAGCGGCTGCTGGAAGACGTGCTCGATCCGAATCGTGCGGTCGATCTCAATTTCCGCACAACCACCGTGATTACGGATGCCGGCCGCGTCTTTTCGGGACTCAAGCGACGGGAAGAGGGGGCGATTGTGGTCTTCGTGGATAATAAAGGGAAAGAGTTTCAGATCGCCAAAGAGGAGATCGAGGAACAGAAACAGTCGCCTCTGTCATTAATGCCCGCGAATCTACTTGAGATCCTCACCCCCCAGCAACTGCATGACCTGCTGGCCTACCTGTTGCAGAGTACAAAGAAAACAACTGCGCAGCACTGA
- a CDS encoding CehA/McbA family metallohydrolase codes for MNWKFLTLFLWLAGAGLVSADEATLITSKLVHLRHSGEREWATFPEATPRSELSVQFEAKANEGEATLQLRQQDIKQGWNVELNGKVLGKLVRDENDQQLLLPVPAGLVKAGKNQLRVFQSGKLIPDDIRVGEIVLFPEPRQKVLSEATVSVSVVEGTSEKPVPCRITIVDQAGTLVVTSAESNSTQAVRTGVIYTSSGKSEFQLPAGTYTIYAGRGFEYGVAEKKISIKAGDKKQVPLKINREVDTSGYVSCDTHIHTFTHSGHGDCSMEERMMTLAGEQIEFPIATDHNKQINYDPLARKLHVRKYFTPVIGNEVTTKLGHFNVFPVQEGGPIPDYKLMSWEGIFKSIFGTPNVKAVILNHARDIHSNYRPFGPKNHIGLTGENLKGWKLRANAMEIINSGATQTDVLQLYRDWFGELNREVMLTPVGCSDSHDVSRYIVGQGRTYIQADDQDPGKIDVPQTIQNFVDGKVLLSYGLFTRIKVNGQYGPGELVPATKQLDVTLTVSGPAWVKAERIDLYANGELIRSEEINSKPGGGVKWQGTWKLEPRSQDCHLVAIATGPGVSAPYWPMAQPYQPESSEYKSQVVGSTGAVWIDADGDGQRTPAVKYAERLVEEQGDELPELLKSLAKYDRAVILQAAGLLRQRGVTPFDPQLTKALKQAAEPVQLGFALYGAAWRKSQIAQAAD; via the coding sequence ATGAACTGGAAATTCCTGACTCTATTCTTATGGCTGGCGGGAGCCGGACTGGTCTCAGCCGATGAGGCAACTCTGATTACATCGAAACTCGTGCATCTGCGGCACTCGGGGGAACGAGAGTGGGCGACCTTCCCGGAAGCCACACCCCGATCGGAACTGTCGGTGCAGTTCGAGGCGAAAGCGAACGAGGGGGAAGCAACTCTGCAGCTGCGTCAGCAGGATATCAAGCAGGGTTGGAATGTCGAGTTGAACGGCAAAGTGCTGGGCAAACTGGTGCGGGATGAGAATGATCAGCAGCTGCTGTTGCCAGTTCCCGCGGGACTGGTGAAAGCGGGTAAAAACCAGTTACGGGTTTTTCAGTCGGGGAAGCTGATTCCTGATGATATTCGCGTCGGGGAAATCGTGCTGTTTCCGGAACCGCGACAGAAGGTTCTCTCTGAGGCGACCGTCTCGGTAAGTGTCGTGGAAGGGACCAGTGAAAAGCCGGTCCCCTGTCGGATTACGATTGTCGATCAGGCGGGAACACTGGTGGTGACGTCAGCAGAGTCGAACTCGACACAGGCGGTGCGGACCGGGGTGATCTACACCAGCAGCGGAAAGAGTGAATTCCAGCTGCCGGCGGGTACCTATACGATTTACGCCGGTCGCGGATTTGAATACGGCGTGGCGGAGAAAAAAATCAGCATCAAGGCGGGCGATAAAAAACAGGTGCCGCTCAAGATCAACCGCGAAGTCGATACCAGTGGCTATGTCAGTTGTGACACGCACATCCATACTTTTACGCATTCCGGTCATGGCGACTGTTCGATGGAAGAACGGATGATGACGCTGGCGGGGGAGCAGATCGAGTTTCCCATCGCCACCGATCACAACAAGCAGATCAACTACGATCCGCTGGCCCGCAAGCTGCACGTTCGAAAATACTTTACGCCGGTGATTGGCAATGAAGTCACGACGAAACTGGGGCACTTCAATGTCTTTCCCGTGCAGGAAGGGGGACCAATTCCCGATTATAAGCTGATGAGCTGGGAGGGGATTTTCAAGAGCATCTTTGGCACGCCGAACGTGAAAGCGGTGATCCTGAACCATGCCCGCGACATTCATTCGAACTACCGTCCTTTTGGCCCGAAGAACCATATCGGGCTGACAGGCGAAAACCTCAAAGGCTGGAAGCTACGGGCCAATGCGATGGAAATCATCAATTCGGGAGCGACGCAAACCGATGTTCTGCAGCTGTACCGAGACTGGTTCGGCGAATTGAACCGGGAGGTGATGCTGACCCCCGTGGGTTGCAGCGATTCGCACGATGTGAGCCGATACATTGTGGGTCAGGGACGGACTTATATTCAGGCGGACGATCAGGATCCGGGAAAAATTGATGTGCCGCAGACGATTCAGAATTTCGTGGACGGCAAAGTGCTGTTGTCATACGGCCTGTTCACACGGATCAAGGTCAATGGTCAATATGGACCGGGAGAACTGGTGCCCGCTACGAAACAGCTGGATGTGACGCTGACGGTCTCTGGTCCTGCCTGGGTCAAGGCGGAGCGGATCGACCTGTATGCGAACGGCGAGTTAATCCGCAGCGAAGAGATTAACTCAAAGCCAGGCGGGGGTGTGAAATGGCAGGGGACCTGGAAACTGGAGCCGCGGTCGCAGGACTGTCACCTGGTGGCGATCGCGACGGGCCCCGGTGTGTCTGCCCCTTACTGGCCGATGGCACAGCCGTATCAGCCGGAGTCATCGGAATACAAGTCTCAGGTGGTCGGTTCGACCGGCGCAGTCTGGATCGACGCAGATGGTGACGGCCAGCGCACGCCGGCAGTTAAGTATGCAGAACGACTGGTCGAAGAGCAGGGGGATGAGTTGCCGGAATTGCTCAAAAGCCTGGCGAAGTATGATCGGGCGGTGATTCTTCAGGCCGCGGGTTTGTTGCGGCAGCGTGGGGTTACTCCTTTTGACCCGCAATTGACGAAAGCACTTAAACAGGCTGCGGAACCGGTGCAGTTGGGGTTTGCCTTGTACGGGGCTGCCTGGCGGAAGAGTCAGATCGCACAAGCTGCAGATTAG
- a CDS encoding sialidase family protein, with product MVQHSLIPVLSLYLLLLSLCCSTARAEKTAPSAPLRVGSVKGGHIHPALCRAANGDLLAVYNENGGGGKELLLSRSTDGGKTWTTSQPIPVIKDCSIYPGSLTTLRSGEIVLHWSCYRIKGKRRWRVPQFCTSHDHGVSWSPVTEIPLDDYSNYTCLRHPILELENDRWVCPFYDRTVIYDRTSNSVTPFGDGRNHGMVPLVRTATGTIISGAPQSEAPVPVGKPGNMAYGLRSTDQGQTWQALNNLPYFGVAGYDLNVLKSGDVVLTSILYGVGRDDEWAYELTLSHDEGKTWDTANSVIIYNPGRPIKGRGWPRTVQIDDQTLGTLFYDLDPKQPDGPGVFFVRTPLAALRSDKR from the coding sequence ATGGTTCAACACTCTTTGATCCCTGTTTTGAGTCTCTATCTGCTCCTGTTGTCACTCTGCTGCTCGACCGCAAGGGCGGAAAAAACGGCTCCCTCCGCTCCCCTCCGCGTCGGCTCTGTTAAAGGGGGACACATTCACCCGGCTCTGTGCCGCGCCGCCAACGGGGACCTGCTCGCCGTCTATAACGAAAACGGCGGAGGCGGTAAAGAACTGCTCCTCTCCCGCTCAACTGATGGCGGGAAGACCTGGACCACCAGCCAGCCGATTCCCGTCATCAAAGACTGCTCCATCTATCCCGGTTCGCTGACCACTCTCCGCAGTGGCGAAATCGTTCTGCACTGGTCCTGCTATCGCATCAAAGGCAAACGCCGCTGGCGGGTACCTCAGTTCTGTACGTCGCACGATCATGGCGTCAGCTGGTCCCCCGTTACGGAAATCCCCCTCGATGACTACTCGAACTATACCTGTCTTCGTCATCCCATCCTGGAACTCGAGAACGACCGCTGGGTCTGTCCGTTTTACGATCGCACTGTGATCTACGACCGGACCTCCAATTCTGTCACCCCCTTCGGCGATGGACGAAACCATGGTATGGTCCCCCTGGTCAGAACCGCCACAGGCACCATCATCAGCGGTGCACCACAAAGCGAGGCCCCCGTGCCGGTGGGCAAGCCGGGCAATATGGCTTACGGGCTTCGCTCGACCGATCAGGGACAAACCTGGCAGGCCCTCAACAACCTCCCCTATTTCGGTGTCGCCGGCTACGACCTGAACGTCCTGAAATCGGGTGACGTCGTGCTCACATCGATCCTGTATGGCGTCGGTCGCGATGACGAGTGGGCTTACGAGCTCACGCTCTCACATGACGAGGGTAAGACCTGGGACACCGCGAACTCGGTCATCATTTATAATCCGGGGCGCCCCATCAAAGGTCGCGGCTGGCCCCGCACGGTTCAGATCGACGACCAGACACTGGGCACGCTCTTTTACGATCTCGATCCAAAACAACCGGATGGGCCCGGCGTCTTTTTTGTCCGCACGCCACTGGCAGCCCTGAGATCAGACAAACGCTAA